The stretch of DNA TTCCTCAGCTGAAGGCGGCCATTGCTGAACTTCAGGGCCAGGGCTTCGCTCTCCCGGACTACCCGGACGATCCCTCCACCGATGAGGANAAAGACGTTCGTGCCCGCTACGACAAGATCAAGGGCAGCGCTGTGAACCCGGTTCTGCGCGAAGGTAACTCTGACCGCCGCGCACCCTTGTCAGTNAAAAACTACGCCAAGGCCAACCCGCACAGCATGGGTGCCTGGTCCGCTGACTCNAAAACCAACGTTGCCACCATGAGCAGCGGGGACTTCCGTCACAACGAGAAGTCAGTTGTCATTGAAGCTGACGGCAAGATCAAGATTCAGTTTGTTGCCGCAGATGGCACCACGACAGTTTTGAAGGATTCCTTCCCCGTCCTGGCCAACGAAATTGTTGACGGCACGCTCATGAGCGCTAGCGCCCTTGATGAGTTCCTGACAGCGCAGGTAGCCCGGGCCAAGGACGAGGGCATCTTGCTCTCTGCCCACCTGAAAGCCACCATGATGAAGGTTTCTGACCCCATCATCTTCGGTCACGTGGTCAAGGCCTACTTCCCGGAACTCTTCGCCAATTACGGCCAGGCCTTAGCCGCTGCCGGTTTGAGCCCGGCCAACGGCCTGGCAACGATCATCAACGGTCTGGGCGAGCTTCCCGAGGATGTTCGTGCAGGTGTTGAAGCTGCCATCAAGAAGGGCTACGAAGACGGTCCGGCCCTAGCCATGGTTGATTCGGACAAGGGCATCACCAACCTCCACGTCCCTTCGGACGTGATCGTTGACGCTTCCATGCCCGCCATGATCCGCACCTCAGGACACATGTGGGGAGCTGATGGGCAGGAACACGACACCCTCGCCGTGCTCCCTGACAGCAGCTACGCCGGCGTCTACCAGGCAACTATTGACGACTGCCGCGCACACGGTGCCTTCGACCCGACCACCATGGGCACCGTCCCTAACGTGGGACTCATGGCCCAGGCCGCTGAGGAATACGGCAGCCATGACAAGACCTTTGAGCTCAACGAGGCTGGGACAGTCCAGATAGTCAACGCTGGCGGCACCGTTCTGATCCAGCACGAGGTCGCGGCCGGAGACATTTGGCGTGCCTGCCAGGTCAAGGACATCCCGGTCCGTGACTGGGTCAAGCTTGCAGTCACCCGGGCACGCGCCTCTGCAACTCCCGCTATNTTTTGGCTGGATGAAACCCGTGCGCACGACGCGAACCTGATCGTCAAGGTCAACGAGTACCTGAAGGACCATGACACCGACGGCCTGGACATCCAGATCATGTCCCCAGAGAAGGCAACGGCCTTCACCTTGGAGCGCATCCGCCGCGGTGAAGACACCATCTCCGTCACAGGCAATGTACTCCGGGACTATCTCACCGATCTGTTCCCCATTTTGGAACTGGGCACCAGCGCCAAAATGCTGTCAGTGGTTCCGCTCATTGCAGGCGGTGGCTTGTTCGAGACAGGTGCTGGAGGCTCTGCGCCGAAGCACGTCCAGCAGCTGCTGAAGGAAAACCACCTGCGCTGGGATTCCCTGGGCGAGTTCCTCGCAATTGCTGTCAGCTTCGAGCACCTGGCAGTCACAGAAGGCAATGCCCGGGCACAGATTCTGGCAGACACTCTAGACCGGGCAACAGGGACCTT from Arthrobacter polaris encodes:
- a CDS encoding NADP-dependent isocitrate dehydrogenase — translated: MAKIIYTLTDEAPMLATYSLLPIVQAFASTAGVDVETRDISLSGRIISVFGDYLAEDQRIEDALAELGALAKSPDANIIKLPNISASIPQLKAAIAELQGQGFALPDYPDDPSTDEXKDVRARYDKIKGSAVNPVLREGNSDRRAPLSVKNYAKANPHSMGAWSADSKTNVATMSSGDFRHNEKSVVIEADGKIKIQFVAADGTTTVLKDSFPVLANEIVDGTLMSASALDEFLTAQVARAKDEGILLSAHLKATMMKVSDPIIFGHVVKAYFPELFANYGQALAAAGLSPANGLATIINGLGELPEDVRAGVEAAIKKGYEDGPALAMVDSDKGITNLHVPSDVIVDASMPAMIRTSGHMWGADGQEHDTLAVLPDSSYAGVYQATIDDCRAHGAFDPTTMGTVPNVGLMAQAAEEYGSHDKTFELNEAGTVQIVNAGGTVLIQHEVAAGDIWRACQVKDIPVRDWVKLAVTRARASATPAXFWLDETRAHDANLIVKVNEYLKDHDTDGLDIQIMSPEKATAFTLERIRRGEDTISVTGNVLRDYLTDLFPILELGTSAKMLSVVPLIAGGGLFETGAGGSAPKHVQQLLKENHLRWDSLGEFLAIAVSFEHLAVTEGNARAQILADTLDRATGTFLLENKSPKRKVGEIDNRGSHFHLAKFWAQELTAQTVDPELAAAFAAVAADLTINEDAIISELAAVQGSPVDLGGYYRPDAAKVAAIMRPSALLNKSIDTLS